The following are encoded in a window of Rhodomicrobium lacus genomic DNA:
- a CDS encoding pyridoxamine 5'-phosphate oxidase family protein, translated as MTDLQRIISFISRNHVLTVCSANDGTPWAASCFYAFDFNRIRFLILTSLETRHGAEMVRNAKVAGTVSAQQSAVAMIRGLQFAGTSRQLEGDDAEQGRAIYYRKFSFARLRPAPIWTIDPEILKLTDNRLGFGTKIIWTRPED; from the coding sequence ATGACCGACCTGCAGAGAATCATTTCGTTCATCTCAAGGAATCACGTCCTGACGGTTTGCAGTGCAAACGATGGGACACCCTGGGCCGCCAGTTGCTTTTACGCCTTCGACTTCAATCGGATACGGTTCCTGATCCTCACAAGCCTCGAAACGCGCCACGGTGCCGAAATGGTCCGAAACGCGAAGGTGGCGGGAACCGTATCAGCACAGCAGTCCGCCGTCGCGATGATACGAGGACTGCAATTTGCCGGAACCAGCCGACAGCTTGAGGGAGATGACGCGGAGCAAGGAAGGGCGATTTATTATCGAAAATTTTCGTTCGCCCGCCTTCGCCCCGCGCCGATCTGGACCATCGATCCCGAAATTCTCAAGCTCACCGACAACAGGCTTGGCTTCGGTACCAAGATCATCTGGACGAGGCCGGAAGATTGA
- a CDS encoding transporter: protein MTKKAIACVAFAFASATSAVHAGTPSELQPGLTTGIALGAAGQLPPGVYDVVIGNYGSRNSSPGNIDDLGAVVPSWLIWSTPWTIAGGRLLFDTATPYVDLAVKDGPSMSGFANTIFDAQLKWDLGGGFYGGFQAGVYLPSRTAVGRDLTSFQGIAALSYLKDGWNLSTSVIYGTGGTAGGVDYSDWLNIDLTATRKFGPWELGAVAFYSTDLGARDGLSQLALGPLVGYDFGSAIVQLKLTRDVYERGYEGHDTRAAVNISFPIWVGDRCCEKR from the coding sequence ATGACCAAAAAAGCCATCGCGTGCGTAGCGTTTGCCTTTGCCTCGGCCACTTCAGCCGTTCATGCCGGCACCCCTTCCGAACTTCAGCCGGGCCTCACGACCGGCATCGCTCTCGGCGCGGCTGGCCAACTTCCGCCTGGTGTCTATGATGTCGTGATCGGCAATTACGGGTCGAGAAATTCTTCCCCCGGAAATATTGACGATCTCGGTGCGGTCGTTCCCTCATGGCTGATCTGGTCGACGCCCTGGACGATCGCGGGAGGCCGCCTTCTTTTCGATACGGCGACGCCTTATGTCGATCTCGCCGTGAAGGACGGCCCCTCCATGAGCGGCTTCGCCAACACGATCTTCGACGCCCAGCTGAAATGGGATCTCGGCGGCGGTTTTTACGGCGGCTTTCAGGCGGGCGTGTACCTGCCGTCGCGAACAGCGGTCGGGCGCGATCTGACGTCCTTCCAAGGGATCGCGGCGCTCAGCTATTTGAAGGACGGCTGGAATCTCTCGACATCGGTGATTTACGGTACCGGCGGAACGGCGGGCGGCGTTGACTATTCGGACTGGCTCAATATCGATCTCACCGCCACCCGGAAATTCGGTCCGTGGGAACTCGGCGCCGTTGCGTTCTATTCGACCGATCTCGGAGCACGCGACGGCCTCAGCCAGTTGGCGTTAGGGCCACTCGTCGGCTATGACTTCGGCTCAGCCATCGTCCAGCTGAAACTCACCCGCGATGTGTATGAACGAGGCTACGAAGGGCACGACACGCGCGCGGCCGTCAATATCTCCTTTCCTATCTGGGTTGGCGATCGGTGTTGCGAGAAGCGGTGA
- a CDS encoding DUF554 domain-containing protein, which translates to MIGPIVNGAAVVIGSISGGALGERVPARVRNALPMTFGVASMALGIALIVKIKFIPAVILALLLGSLIGELISLEAGIQKFAAKARRLIDAITPARSNGVSHEEFLDKFVALTVLFCASGTGIFGSMNEGMTNDPSLLIAKSVLDLFTSAIFATALGFSVAVIAIPQFAIQAGLLLGAEQILPLTTPEMIADFSACGGAIMFATGFRICGIKPFPIANMLPGLLFIMPISAMWARYVIGIGG; encoded by the coding sequence ATGATTGGACCAATCGTCAACGGCGCGGCCGTTGTTATCGGAAGCATCAGCGGCGGCGCACTGGGAGAACGCGTTCCAGCCCGGGTGAGAAACGCGCTGCCGATGACCTTCGGCGTCGCTTCCATGGCGCTCGGCATAGCGCTCATCGTCAAGATCAAGTTTATCCCGGCCGTTATTCTGGCGCTGCTGCTTGGATCGCTGATCGGCGAGCTGATTTCGCTCGAAGCTGGCATCCAGAAGTTTGCGGCGAAGGCGCGCCGCCTGATCGACGCGATTACCCCCGCCCGCAGCAACGGGGTTTCCCACGAAGAGTTTCTCGACAAGTTCGTTGCGCTCACCGTGCTGTTCTGCGCGTCGGGCACCGGCATTTTCGGCTCGATGAACGAGGGCATGACGAACGATCCCTCCCTTCTTATCGCCAAGTCGGTGCTCGATCTGTTCACCTCGGCGATTTTCGCCACCGCGCTCGGCTTCTCGGTCGCCGTGATCGCCATTCCTCAATTCGCCATTCAGGCCGGACTTCTCCTCGGCGCCGAGCAGATCCTGCCGCTGACCACGCCGGAGATGATCGCCGACTTCTCAGCCTGCGGCGGCGCGATCATGTTCGCAACCGGCTTCCGTATCTGCGGGATTAAGCCCTTCCCTATCGCGAACATGCTTCCGGGGCTTCTTTTCATCATGCCGATTTCGGCGATGTGGGCGCGCTATGTCATTGGTATCGGGGGGTGA
- a CDS encoding UbiX family flavin prenyltransferase, which produces MEKRRLIVGISGATGFQFGIRALELLRELGVETHLVMSKGAEMTRHYETDLKSEDVHALADVVHPIGNLGATISSGSFRTMGMLVAPCSMRTLGAIAAGISDNLLTRAADVVLKERRRLVLMTRESPLHLGHLRNMVAVTEIGAVVFPPVPAFYIKPRSIDDLFSHTVGRALDMFDLDVKSLRRWSPDKPARADIEHTIPAMGARRAS; this is translated from the coding sequence ATGGAAAAGCGACGCCTGATCGTCGGAATCAGCGGTGCGACCGGATTTCAGTTTGGAATAAGGGCGCTCGAATTACTCAGGGAGCTTGGTGTCGAAACCCACCTCGTGATGTCCAAGGGCGCCGAAATGACCCGGCATTACGAGACGGATCTCAAGAGCGAAGACGTCCATGCGCTGGCGGATGTCGTACATCCCATCGGCAATCTCGGCGCAACGATCTCCAGCGGTTCGTTTCGAACGATGGGAATGCTCGTCGCTCCCTGTTCCATGCGCACCTTGGGCGCTATCGCTGCCGGCATCAGCGACAATCTGCTGACGAGAGCTGCCGACGTCGTTCTCAAGGAACGCCGCAGGCTCGTGCTGATGACACGCGAGTCGCCGCTGCATCTCGGTCACCTGCGCAACATGGTCGCCGTGACGGAAATCGGGGCGGTCGTCTTCCCGCCTGTCCCGGCCTTCTACATCAAACCCCGGTCAATCGACGACCTGTTTTCGCACACCGTCGGCAGGGCTCTCGACATGTTCGATCTGGATGTGAAGTCGCTCAGGCGATGGTCGCCTGACAAGCCCGCGAGAGCCGATATCGAACACACAATCCCAGCGATGGGAGCACGGAGAGCATCATGA
- a CDS encoding STM4504/CBY_0614 family protein encodes MEFPDDNLSIIRSHKEDAMGVFDLFSKRQKRARGEMPDVYVYDELPQALRVQIVHIIEDAFGTDHYDSSHAADAYKFVNKTLCREYGVFELTKYPKSNQDSIFNFFLEEKNNERALDVVELCFKFIFSVIAKNTRYLDRTDRNISPNDAVSELNERFKEHGIGYQFESNQIIRIDSDFVHAEAVKPTLAVLRDKKFAGTNDEFLSAHEHYRHGRYKECLVDSLKAFESTMKTICELRGWTTKAGDTAKNLIAICIKEGLFPQYFESQFSSVRSLLESGIPTLRNKNGGHGQGASPLVVPEYLARYALNLTATTILFMVEAHHSTK; translated from the coding sequence TTGGAATTTCCCGACGACAATTTATCGATTATCCGCAGCCATAAGGAAGATGCTATGGGTGTCTTTGATCTTTTTTCCAAACGTCAGAAGCGCGCTCGGGGCGAAATGCCTGACGTTTACGTCTATGACGAGCTACCGCAAGCGCTGCGGGTGCAGATCGTTCATATTATCGAGGATGCGTTTGGTACCGATCATTACGACTCAAGCCACGCGGCAGATGCTTACAAGTTCGTAAATAAAACTCTCTGTCGTGAGTACGGCGTATTTGAGCTAACCAAATATCCTAAATCAAATCAAGATTCTATATTTAACTTCTTTTTAGAAGAAAAAAATAATGAACGCGCCCTAGATGTCGTTGAGCTATGTTTCAAATTTATATTTAGTGTTATCGCAAAAAATACGCGCTATCTTGATAGAACGGACAGAAATATTTCGCCGAATGACGCAGTTTCTGAGCTGAATGAGCGCTTTAAGGAGCATGGCATTGGCTATCAGTTTGAGTCTAATCAGATCATTCGCATTGATTCGGATTTTGTGCATGCCGAGGCTGTCAAGCCTACTTTAGCGGTTCTGCGCGATAAAAAATTCGCAGGAACGAACGACGAGTTCTTGTCAGCACACGAACATTATCGGCACGGTCGATATAAGGAATGTCTCGTAGATTCGTTAAAGGCATTCGAAAGTACGATGAAAACGATCTGCGAGTTGCGCGGATGGACGACAAAAGCCGGTGACACCGCAAAAAACCTGATAGCGATATGCATTAAAGAGGGATTGTTCCCGCAATATTTTGAGTCGCAATTCTCATCTGTCCGCTCGCTGTTGGAAAGCGGCATTCCCACGCTGCGGAATAAGAACGGCGGTCACGGGCAGGGGGCCTCTCCGCTTGTCGTTCCAGAATACCTGGCAAGATACGCGTTGAATCTTACTGCAACAACGATCCTGTTTATGGTCGAGGCCCACCACTCGACGAAATGA
- a CDS encoding UbiD family decarboxylase, with product MFSDGTIEADDVIDLRSALALLEQNPGQLVTTDVPVDPLAELSGVYRYVGASGTVKRPTRVGPAMIFNKIKGYEGSRVLIGLLASRKRVALMLGCTPERLGFLLNDAVQHAIPPVVVGREKAVCQEVVHLASNPDFDIRKLLPAPTNTEEDAGPYFTMGMVYASDPETGESDVTIHRICVQGRDELSIYFVPGRHIDAFRMKAEAAGKPLPITISIGVDPAIEIGACFEPPTTPLGFDELSIAGALRKRPVELVDCLTVPARGIANAEIVIEGEILPNVRVREDQNTNTGKAMPEFPGYTGDSKAALPVIKVKAVTHRRNPIMQTVIGPSEEHVSMAGIPTEASILSMVERAMPGKLLNVYAHTSGGGKYLAILQFKKSAPADEGRQRQAALLAFSAFSELKHVIIVDEDVDLFDTNDVLWAMTTRYQGDVSTVFIPNVRCHPLDPSATPEFSPSITQAGNSCKVIFDCTVPFHLKDHFHRSKFKEVDVKRFLPDFDPAS from the coding sequence ATGTTCTCTGACGGAACAATAGAAGCTGATGATGTAATCGACTTGCGGTCGGCTCTCGCTTTACTGGAGCAGAATCCGGGGCAATTGGTTACCACGGACGTACCGGTCGACCCGCTCGCCGAATTGTCGGGCGTCTATCGTTATGTTGGCGCTTCGGGTACGGTCAAGCGCCCCACCCGGGTCGGTCCGGCGATGATCTTCAACAAGATCAAGGGCTACGAAGGATCTCGCGTCCTTATCGGCCTTCTTGCCAGCCGCAAGCGTGTTGCACTCATGCTCGGATGTACACCTGAACGTCTGGGCTTTCTTTTGAACGACGCAGTCCAGCACGCGATACCGCCGGTCGTCGTCGGCCGTGAAAAGGCGGTTTGCCAGGAAGTCGTTCATCTGGCTTCAAATCCAGACTTCGATATCCGCAAATTGCTTCCTGCGCCGACGAATACCGAGGAGGACGCGGGGCCCTATTTCACGATGGGCATGGTCTACGCGTCGGACCCCGAGACCGGCGAGTCGGACGTCACCATCCACCGCATCTGCGTACAGGGCCGCGACGAACTCTCGATCTATTTCGTTCCCGGACGGCACATCGACGCGTTCCGCATGAAGGCGGAGGCGGCGGGCAAGCCGCTGCCCATTACGATCAGCATCGGCGTCGACCCGGCCATCGAAATCGGCGCCTGCTTCGAGCCGCCCACAACGCCGCTCGGCTTCGACGAACTTTCCATCGCCGGCGCGCTGCGTAAACGGCCTGTCGAACTCGTGGATTGCCTCACGGTTCCTGCGCGCGGCATCGCGAACGCCGAAATCGTGATCGAAGGCGAAATCCTTCCGAACGTCCGGGTTCGCGAAGACCAGAACACCAACACCGGCAAGGCCATGCCGGAATTTCCCGGCTACACCGGCGATTCCAAGGCAGCTCTCCCGGTGATCAAGGTGAAGGCCGTAACGCACCGCCGCAACCCGATCATGCAGACCGTGATCGGCCCTTCGGAAGAGCATGTGAGCATGGCGGGCATCCCGACCGAGGCGAGCATCCTGTCGATGGTGGAACGCGCCATGCCGGGCAAGCTGCTGAACGTTTACGCCCACACCTCGGGCGGCGGCAAATATCTCGCCATCCTGCAATTCAAGAAATCGGCTCCGGCCGACGAAGGCAGGCAACGGCAGGCGGCATTGCTGGCGTTCTCGGCGTTCTCGGAACTCAAGCATGTCATCATCGTCGATGAGGATGTCGACCTCTTCGATACAAACGATGTGCTCTGGGCCATGACGACACGCTATCAGGGCGACGTCAGCACGGTCTTCATACCGAATGTTCGCTGCCATCCGCTCGATCCGTCGGCCACGCCGGAATTCAGCCCCTCGATCACCCAGGCGGGCAATTCCTGCAAGGTCATCTTTGACTGCACGGTGCCGTTCCATCTGAAGGACCACTTCCACCGCAGCAAGTTCAAGGAAGTCGACGTGAAGCGTTTCCTGCCGGATTTCGATCCGGCCTCGTAA
- a CDS encoding efflux RND transporter periplasmic adaptor subunit, which produces MTGRILLFSGIALAVTALGFASFMSFAHVGDAHRPVDATATKNTAADKDHASGKHDGDHSGEEDHAGESEGVRLSKDQIDAAGIAVAPVSKGRIVQRLVMPGVIAMDQDRIARIPANVVGIVSDLRKKLGDTVEKGEVIAALESREVAEARSEYISALVSFALQKTLYERDRALWQKQITPEQQYLRTRSAYSEARVRTDLGRQKLLALGIDARDIDALSKQAASAVEAKEGGASVDAVGKALRRHEIRSPIAGRVVERRVDLGAPVGREGQESELYVIADLSKVWVDITLPAADLDRVREGHTLLIRAASSKETAPGRVIFVSPVIAADTRAARAIALVDNPNLIWRPGTFVTAEIAIDENAVETSVPIAAIQRIEGEHTVFVRTPNGFEKRKVAIARQDGETAEIVSGVSPGENVAVSNTFILKAELGKGSAEHAH; this is translated from the coding sequence ATGACCGGACGAATTCTGCTCTTCAGCGGCATAGCGCTGGCCGTTACCGCGTTGGGTTTTGCTTCTTTCATGTCGTTCGCGCATGTCGGAGACGCGCACCGGCCGGTCGACGCAACTGCCACAAAGAACACCGCCGCAGACAAAGACCACGCGAGCGGCAAGCATGACGGCGACCACAGCGGCGAGGAAGACCACGCAGGCGAAAGCGAAGGCGTGCGTCTTTCCAAAGATCAGATCGACGCAGCGGGTATTGCCGTCGCTCCGGTATCCAAGGGACGCATCGTCCAACGGCTCGTGATGCCGGGCGTGATCGCCATGGATCAGGATCGCATCGCGCGCATCCCCGCCAATGTCGTGGGCATCGTTTCGGATCTCCGGAAGAAGCTTGGCGACACCGTTGAGAAGGGCGAGGTCATCGCGGCGCTGGAAAGCCGCGAGGTGGCCGAGGCCCGCAGCGAATACATCTCGGCGCTCGTGTCCTTCGCGTTGCAGAAGACGCTTTACGAGCGCGACCGCGCCCTGTGGCAGAAGCAGATCACGCCCGAACAGCAATATCTCAGGACGCGCTCCGCTTATTCCGAGGCGCGCGTGCGAACCGACCTCGGCCGCCAGAAGCTTCTCGCCCTCGGAATCGATGCGCGCGACATCGACGCCCTTTCGAAGCAGGCGGCGTCGGCCGTCGAGGCGAAGGAGGGGGGCGCAAGCGTGGACGCGGTCGGCAAGGCGCTGCGCCGCCACGAAATCCGCTCGCCGATCGCGGGCCGCGTCGTGGAGCGTCGCGTCGACCTCGGCGCGCCAGTGGGCCGCGAGGGGCAGGAGTCGGAGCTTTACGTTATCGCCGACCTGTCGAAGGTGTGGGTGGATATTACCCTTCCCGCCGCCGATCTCGATCGTGTCAGGGAGGGGCACACCCTGCTGATCAGGGCAGCGTCCTCGAAGGAAACGGCGCCCGGGCGCGTGATCTTCGTCAGCCCTGTCATTGCGGCCGATACGCGGGCCGCAAGAGCCATAGCGCTGGTCGACAATCCGAATCTGATCTGGCGCCCCGGAACCTTCGTTACGGCCGAAATCGCCATCGATGAAAACGCCGTTGAAACCAGTGTGCCCATCGCCGCGATCCAGAGGATAGAAGGCGAGCACACGGTCTTCGTCCGAACACCGAACGGCTTCGAAAAACGGAAGGTCGCCATCGCGAGGCAGGATGGCGAGACAGCGGAAATTGTCTCCGGCGTATCGCCCGGCGAAAACGTCGCTGTTTCGAACACGTTCATTCTCAAGGCAGAGCTTGGCAAGGGCTCCGCCGAGCACGCGCACTGA
- a CDS encoding efflux RND transporter permease subunit: protein MIEGILSFSVRRRWAVLVLTAVVAGIGMWSLGRLPVDAVPDITNNQVQINTLAPALSPVDVEKQITYPIETALAGTPGLEYTRSLSRNGFSQVTAVFSDRMDVYFTRQQVLERLQEARDAMPLGVEPKLGPISTGLGEIVMWTVSFSKAARAVDGKPGWQTDGNYLTPEGRRLETAIEQAAYLREIQDWVIRPQVRLVPGVAGVDAIGGFVKQYHVEPDPAKLVALGLSFDDLALALERGNLNRGAGYLERNGEGIIVRSRGQLRTTGEIADVVVTARGGVPVRVRDVATVAVGRELRSGSASRSGEEVVVGTALMVIGGNGRTISSAVVEKLDEVRKTLPPDIALNVALDRTQLVDATIATVATNLAEGAMLVVAVLFLFLGNIRAAFIVALVIPVSMLITATGMVEGRISANLMSLGALDFGLIVDGAVIIAENCLRRLGERQHELGRLLRLDERLETVSRAAREMIEPSVYGQAIIILVYVPLLTFTGVEGKMFEPMALTVICALAAAFVLSLTAVPAMIAIFIRGRVEEKENRLVRSLKAAYRPVLGSAVRRPLPYIALAVALFGASVFAFGRLGQEFVPTLDEKNLAMHALRIPSTSLTQSQAMQTRVEKALSAAPEVAFVFSKTGTAEVSTDPMPPNASDTFIILKPRADWPEPALSKDDLIARLNVAVSRLPGNIYEFTQPIQMRFNELLAGVRGDLAVKVFGEDPEAMLKAANKIAGILRQTSGAVDVKVEQAEGLPFMDISIDRNEAARLGISVGTVQDIIGASIGGRKAGVVFEGDRRFAIVVRLPEAVRDDLAALENTPVPLPQAQGAPPQSVPLKRVARFEFSEGPNQVSRENGKRRVVVQANVRGRDIASLVAEAQARVKAEVVLPAGSFIQWGGQFENLALAKHRLSLVVPACLLLIFLLLFSALGSARDAALVFTAVPLALTGGIAALWLRDMPFSVSAAVGFIALSGIAVLNGLVMLSYIQKLQKDGMPRRDAVVTGALGRLRPVFMTALVASLGFVPMALATGTGAEVQRPLATVVIGGVISATLLTLVVLPALYARFGSTFVTSLHRERKIGTKEPQPAAPVLSPCGQPTITESSRHDMD, encoded by the coding sequence ATGATCGAAGGCATTCTTTCCTTTTCGGTGCGCAGGCGCTGGGCGGTGCTTGTGCTGACAGCCGTCGTCGCGGGCATCGGCATGTGGTCGCTTGGACGCCTTCCGGTCGATGCCGTCCCCGACATCACCAACAATCAGGTGCAGATCAACACGCTTGCCCCCGCTCTGTCGCCTGTCGATGTCGAGAAGCAAATCACCTACCCGATAGAGACCGCGCTCGCCGGTACGCCGGGGCTTGAATACACCCGCTCGCTCTCGCGCAACGGCTTCTCGCAAGTCACAGCCGTTTTCAGCGATCGGATGGACGTCTATTTCACGCGCCAGCAGGTGCTTGAGCGGTTGCAGGAAGCGCGCGATGCCATGCCCCTTGGCGTCGAGCCGAAGCTCGGCCCCATCTCAACGGGGCTCGGCGAAATCGTGATGTGGACCGTCTCCTTTTCAAAGGCCGCACGCGCAGTCGACGGAAAGCCCGGCTGGCAGACGGACGGCAACTACCTGACGCCGGAAGGAAGACGGCTGGAAACTGCGATCGAGCAGGCCGCCTACTTGCGCGAAATTCAGGATTGGGTGATCCGGCCGCAGGTGCGCCTCGTGCCGGGTGTTGCGGGCGTCGACGCCATTGGCGGCTTCGTGAAGCAGTATCACGTCGAGCCCGACCCCGCGAAGCTCGTCGCCCTCGGCTTGTCGTTCGACGATCTCGCGTTGGCGCTCGAACGCGGCAATCTCAATCGTGGCGCGGGTTATCTTGAGCGCAACGGCGAGGGCATCATCGTGCGCTCGCGCGGTCAGCTCCGGACGACAGGGGAAATCGCCGATGTCGTGGTGACGGCTCGCGGCGGCGTACCGGTGCGCGTGCGCGACGTGGCGACCGTCGCCGTGGGGCGCGAACTGCGCTCCGGCAGCGCGAGCCGTTCCGGCGAAGAGGTCGTCGTCGGCACGGCCCTTATGGTCATCGGCGGCAACGGCCGCACGATTTCATCGGCCGTGGTCGAAAAGCTCGACGAAGTGCGGAAAACGCTCCCGCCGGATATCGCGTTGAATGTGGCGCTCGACCGCACGCAGCTCGTGGACGCGACCATCGCGACGGTGGCGACCAACCTCGCGGAAGGCGCGATGCTGGTTGTCGCGGTGCTGTTCCTGTTCCTCGGCAATATCCGCGCGGCGTTCATCGTGGCGCTTGTGATCCCGGTTTCCATGCTCATTACCGCCACCGGTATGGTTGAGGGGCGCATCAGCGCGAACCTCATGAGCCTCGGCGCGCTCGATTTCGGCTTGATCGTGGATGGTGCGGTGATTATCGCGGAAAACTGCCTGCGACGGCTCGGCGAACGCCAGCACGAGCTTGGGCGATTGCTGCGGCTGGACGAGCGTCTCGAAACGGTCTCGCGCGCTGCCAGGGAAATGATCGAGCCATCGGTCTACGGTCAGGCGATCATCATCCTCGTCTATGTGCCGCTGCTCACATTCACCGGCGTCGAAGGCAAGATGTTCGAGCCGATGGCGCTGACGGTGATCTGCGCGCTTGCCGCCGCCTTCGTGCTGTCGCTGACCGCCGTGCCAGCGATGATTGCGATCTTCATCAGGGGCCGTGTCGAGGAGAAGGAGAACCGGCTTGTGCGGAGCCTGAAAGCTGCCTATCGCCCGGTTTTGGGTTCGGCAGTACGGCGCCCATTGCCCTATATCGCGCTCGCCGTGGCGCTGTTCGGCGCATCCGTTTTCGCGTTCGGGCGGCTCGGACAGGAGTTTGTCCCGACACTCGACGAAAAGAATCTCGCCATGCACGCGCTTCGCATCCCGAGCACATCGCTCACTCAATCGCAGGCGATGCAAACTCGCGTGGAGAAAGCACTGAGCGCCGCGCCGGAGGTCGCTTTCGTCTTCTCGAAGACCGGCACGGCGGAAGTTTCCACCGATCCGATGCCGCCGAACGCGTCTGACACCTTCATCATCCTGAAGCCGCGCGCCGATTGGCCCGAGCCCGCGCTTTCAAAGGACGACCTCATCGCCAGGCTGAACGTGGCCGTCTCGCGTCTTCCGGGCAACATCTATGAGTTCACGCAGCCCATCCAGATGCGTTTCAATGAGCTTCTTGCCGGTGTGCGCGGCGATCTCGCGGTGAAGGTGTTCGGTGAAGACCCCGAGGCGATGCTGAAAGCGGCGAACAAAATCGCCGGCATCCTGCGCCAAACGAGCGGCGCGGTGGATGTGAAGGTCGAACAGGCTGAGGGGCTTCCCTTCATGGATATCTCGATCGACCGGAATGAAGCCGCGCGCCTCGGTATCTCGGTCGGAACCGTTCAGGACATCATCGGCGCATCCATCGGCGGCCGGAAAGCGGGTGTTGTGTTCGAGGGCGACCGTCGCTTCGCGATCGTCGTGCGCCTGCCCGAAGCCGTTCGCGACGATCTCGCCGCGCTCGAAAATACGCCGGTTCCGCTTCCCCAGGCGCAGGGCGCCCCGCCGCAAAGCGTGCCGCTCAAGCGCGTGGCGCGGTTCGAGTTCTCGGAGGGGCCGAACCAGGTGAGCCGCGAAAACGGCAAGCGGCGCGTCGTGGTGCAGGCAAATGTGCGCGGTCGCGATATCGCCTCGCTCGTTGCCGAAGCGCAGGCCCGTGTAAAGGCGGAAGTGGTGCTGCCCGCCGGTTCGTTTATTCAATGGGGCGGTCAGTTCGAGAACCTCGCGCTAGCGAAACATCGCTTGTCTCTGGTCGTGCCGGCATGCCTGCTGCTGATCTTCCTGCTTCTTTTCTCCGCGCTCGGCTCGGCGCGCGACGCGGCCCTCGTCTTCACGGCGGTGCCGCTCGCGCTCACCGGCGGCATCGCGGCGCTGTGGCTTCGCGACATGCCGTTCTCGGTTTCGGCGGCGGTGGGCTTTATAGCGTTGTCCGGCATCGCCGTGCTGAACGGCCTCGTCATGTTGAGCTACATTCAGAAACTTCAGAAGGACGGGATGCCCCGGCGGGATGCGGTCGTGACCGGCGCGCTCGGGAGGTTGAGGCCCGTCTTCATGACGGCGCTCGTCGCTTCGCTCGGCTTCGTGCCGATGGCGCTCGCTACCGGCACGGGCGCGGAGGTGCAAAGGCCCCTCGCAACCGTCGTCATCGGCGGGGTCATCAGCGCGACGCTTCTGACGCTTGTCGTGCTTCCGGCGCTTTACGCGCGGTTTGGCAGCACATTCGTGACCAGCCTGCACAGGGAGCGAAAAATCGGGACCAAGGAGCCGCAGCCCGCGGCACCCGTTTTGTCACCTTGTGGACAGCCGACTATTACTGAAAGCTCAAGGCACGATATGGATTAG
- a CDS encoding LysR family transcriptional regulator, translating to MDLKRLRYFCAIVDHGQISKAAAALNMAQPPLSLRLKELEEEFGVKLIERGTRWCRVTEEGRLLYERAKLILSEVDALSEEMKASQCSPVWVVIGVSSTCASYLMEPLREICGHFPNVKLRVVLGDSDWLESMLGQRCIDFAIMQAPPPEAGLIVDLLPPSRVSVIVPKSLVRPSWGETLRMEDIAPFPLMLLRRPSGGGSYERFIRWFHAHGMSAHVAMDCPDVRIIKDLWRAETGSIAILPESETRDYRPDQACIFSLDEPAMGFHPAIVRPKGMQLNAVAASVIARIVAASEEEAEDGESREKLSLPRARKRA from the coding sequence GTGGATTTGAAACGATTACGGTACTTTTGTGCCATCGTAGACCATGGGCAGATCAGCAAGGCAGCGGCCGCGCTGAACATGGCGCAGCCGCCGCTCAGCCTGCGTTTGAAGGAACTGGAAGAGGAATTCGGAGTGAAGCTCATCGAACGCGGCACCCGCTGGTGCCGTGTGACGGAGGAGGGACGTCTTCTCTATGAGCGCGCGAAGCTCATCCTCTCGGAGGTCGACGCACTTTCCGAGGAGATGAAGGCAAGCCAATGCTCCCCGGTCTGGGTCGTGATCGGCGTTTCTTCGACATGTGCGTCATATCTCATGGAGCCGCTGCGGGAGATTTGCGGCCACTTCCCGAACGTGAAGCTCAGGGTGGTGCTTGGCGACAGCGACTGGCTCGAATCGATGCTCGGCCAGAGATGCATCGATTTCGCCATTATGCAGGCGCCGCCGCCAGAAGCCGGGTTGATCGTCGATCTCCTGCCGCCATCACGTGTTTCGGTGATAGTCCCGAAGTCCCTCGTACGCCCGTCTTGGGGAGAGACGCTGCGCATGGAGGATATCGCGCCCTTTCCCCTGATGCTCCTGCGTCGCCCCTCGGGAGGCGGAAGCTACGAAAGGTTCATCCGCTGGTTCCACGCGCATGGCATGTCCGCGCACGTCGCCATGGATTGCCCCGATGTGCGTATCATCAAGGATTTGTGGCGCGCGGAGACGGGGTCGATTGCGATCCTGCCGGAGTCCGAGACGCGAGATTATCGCCCGGATCAGGCCTGCATATTTTCCCTGGACGAGCCCGCAATGGGCTTCCACCCGGCAATCGTCCGACCAAAGGGGATGCAACTCAACGCCGTGGCAGCATCGGTGATCGCCCGGATAGTGGCGGCATCCGAGGAAGAGGCCGAGGACGGCGAGTCCCGGGAAAAGCTCTCTCTCCCGCGTGCCCGAAAACGCGCCTGA